The nucleotide window aaaactctcaaagagtagaataaaaccagcctatttgttttacacagACATAAATATAACAAGTAATAGTATATATCTTTGCAATGGTGTTGCTTATGTGCCGCGTTTTCACTTCACGACAAAATgaacggaacataaaatatcacataccattacttggatggggtgattatctttaaaacgagcccacacaccaagtaattggatgcatagatcattagataacctGCAAGAAACACAATATGCACACAACATCTGGCTATCTAGTATCTTGCTATCTGGTTACAAACAttttagctttcctggatcagatgacatcatcagaAATGCTGTAGCATCATGTAGCGCTAAACCAATCTAATTGGGTTCAGATTGCTCCAACCAGTGGTGATATTCCTCCATATATGGGCAGACTCATGATCAAATccctctaattacatatggccaccaggagattgTGCCAAGTAGATGGCACAGACTCAATGATttctcaaatggcacagaatgtaACTCATTCTTCCGAGCTCCCTTATTcacatcagaaaaataagaaaaaagttttGGCTCAAGTAATTTCCCCAGCAGTTTCTTAGACcaagagtctcagaatttatcataatctatataataaaaaaaaaactgaaaagttttctttaaaatgccaaacacttgacccttgcTTTATCGGCGAGTTTTAAGCCTTTAAAATTTGGGTATgcaactgaaacaggaaatcttacAAACACCCTCAGAGATTAAAGGGTTAAATGAACTCTAGAGTTGCTATAAAAACAATGACTTTCATTTCTTTTCAGACaaatcaaatgggcagattatcagttcataaaatcTTACTTTTGTCCTtgatcctcacacaatgctacctTATGACATCACAGcactttaaaaataatgcatgaCTTATATGAtgacacattttaacatttacattacaaaacCAACTACAGTATATTTATAGCTTTTTCAAATGTGATTTTTGTGGGTTTTgttaattaaccttaaaaaccttatcTGTTTGGGATCAAATTTGGGTGCCACTGTCGCGATACATGAAATTACCTATGTAACATTTGTGGTGCCACAGTCTTGCAAATTTCATGTGATCAGGCTCCAATTTTTTTGATTGCCTGGTTTATTTCAGATAACGTTTTTATAGATATTCAACCATAATAGGAGAATCTTTGAGATTTGGGCTAGGTGGTAATTCTGTGCATTTTATTCTCAGGTACAAGTATGGGCGGATTCATCTATGCCACTTTGCAGAATGAGCTCATTGAGTTGTTTGGATTGGAGGGCTGCCTACTTATCATTGGAGCGCTGGCGCTCAACCTGATGGCATGTGCTGGGCCAATGCGGCCTTTAAACTTACCTGGTTACTACCTGAAACAGAGGGCTGCTCTAAAGCCCACAGAGGGACCACTTTACACCAAACCTACTGCCATTATTATTAACACTAGCTGCCTCAAAACCACACCTGACTCATCCAATAACTCAGCTGCAGTGAAGTTGTTGATCACCATGGAATCCACAGAGCAGCAAGAAAGTGAAGGAGAGAGAAAGGGTGGGGTGCTGTCCTGCTCAATAGTAGCACGAGCAATCAAGAAATGGTTGCATCCTTATTGTCAGTACATGTGCAGCACTGCAGAGCTCCTACAGGACCGTGTCTTCATAGCTTTTTGTATCGCCATCTTCCTGTTCAGCTTAGGAGCGTTCCCACCTGTGCTCTTCATGGAGGATGTGGCCCAGAGCGAGGGCCTTATTGATGGGATTGCACTCATACCACTCGTATCcatcgttgccatgacaacaggcATTGGTAAGCTGGTGCTGGGTGTGTTGGCGGACATGCGATGGGTGAACAGTCTGTACCTGTATGCCCTGACGCTGATGGGCACAGGTGTGGCTCTGCTGCTCATCCCTGTGTCTAAGAGCTACCTGGGTCTGCAAGTGCTGTCGGCCATAGTTGGATTTTTCTCAGGGAACTGGTCACTCACTTCCTACATCACTACCAAGATTGTAGGCTTCCAGCGACTCAGTCAGGCTCATGGCATTCTCATGTGCTTCGGAGGGTTTGGAATCATGCTCGGGCCACCTGTTGTAGGTAAGACCCTTTAAGGACCAATCCATGAGATATGATGATTTTACTTAACCAAAAGTTGCTCCAGAGGAATTGGTTCTGTATTATGTATATTGTAAATTGCTTAAAATGTATGAGTGTTTTGTTAGTGGTGCTTGTGAAAACAAGCATTATTATTCATACATATGGTTTGGTATTTAAACAAGCCTCTAACCTTATAGGAATATTTCGAGATAaatacaaggtaagctcaatcgacagcatatgtggcataatgtgaataaccacaaaaatttattttggctcgtccctccttttcttacaaaaaaaaaaaagtctgtgaatgggaccaatctgaaatgtaaaaaaaatagtcaCTATTTCAAAATTATTGCCACAatacgtaaacaatatgcgtgttaacatgattttattgtgataaaatcgcttaccaaCCTTTTCGgtgtaaatttatatccaattttacaactttgttaccatgcaTAATGCCGTGAACCCTATAATCCCTCAAAAACGACTGTCTAtatgactttatatctcaaataatgcactttaacagaagaattaatttaagtgcttttatataattcaaaccctccaaaaattggcctcattcacttccattgtaagtgcctcactgtagcctcaattgtttttaaagaaaagtatggacaagtcataattattttttgtggtaattaacattatgtcacaaatgctgtcgattcaacttaacttgtattgaacctggaatattcctttaactattaAACTTGGTTGTGTAAATCATCGTTAATGCTATGGACATGAGTAATGTTTTAGGGGAATACTCTTGCTTTTTTACTGGTGTCTCTCTTTTCTTACAGGTTGGCTCTTTGACTGGACTCAATCATATGACCTGGCCTTCTACTTCAGTGGCACTTGTGTTGTAGTGGCTGGTATGTTTCTGTTCTTGGCCACAATGCCTTGCCGGAACAGGATGACAGAGGAGGGAAATTCAGCTGCAGAGAAGGACTTCAACAGTTCTCTGACAAAGTAGCCTCAATGGCTTGAACAGCATTTCACCGGTCTAAACTTGTCTTTGACCACTGACCTCGGTACTCTCATTCTAGTGAACATGCAGAAGCTTGGCTAAAACCTTTTTCTCTGCCAGTCTTTCTCTTCTTGCCATTTTTCTTAATCCAGCGGTTAGTTAAGTCTTGTCAAGTGACTTCCCACAGTGCCAAATCTATGTGTTGTTTTAATGTGAGTTGACTTTTTTATTTGTTCCACATACCCTGTCATTTATTTAAGggggtgttatttttttttttatttgtcttagaCAAATATTCCTTATTTGTgagatttttatatttatagcagAGTTTGTTTGTTAATAGTATATTCAGTAGATTATATACTTgatccttttttaaaaaaaatgtgccggTCTCGTTCACTTTTTGCGTGAACTTTACTCTCTGACATGTATGGCCTGTGTTGTTAGTGTGTACATGAAAATCACCAACCTGCAGAAAATCTGAGaatgtgtgatttattttttatttttttcactgcaCTTGCCTTGGATAAAATCCAGATCGAAACATTTAGTTATTTCTGGTTATTTGAGGAAATCCATTGTAATGCACTTTTGCCTGCATTTTCTTTTCCATCTTTTCACCTCTGTCTGCTGCACTTCATCTCCTCCCAACTGTCATACCAAAGTTTCAATCAAATTgatgtttttttccttcttttgctTTGTAAAGAAGGTCTTTTTTAAacctgtaattacattttttttttctttgaatctgaagGCATACCTCAGTATGTTCTGGATCTTTCAACTAATCATTAGCCAGTAATAAAGACAAGAATATGCTGAAGAAAAaagtcagaaaaaataaaaaccacaGGACAGAGTTGGGTTCTGTAATTGCAATGTCcaatactgtgtttgtgtgtgtgtgtgactggtaATACAGAATCATCCACTACTGTTTTTTAACAGGCTGGACCCTGACAACACTATaccttttattattgtatttttgaaatGCCATTGTTATTTCTTGTGTCAATGTATATCACAGAGCAATGTATATCACATTTATTCAATATGCATAAATATTTGCAAGGAGTGTGAAGAAAAGGTCTCTAAACCTTTTTGGTTTTGACCAAAGACTCACTATGAGTCTTTATGAACATTTAACAGGGTGCAAAATCACAGCTATGCCAAATGTAAAACTGTCCCATTATATGAGATACCtgtattttattcttattctttttttAGTATCTTTGTTTTGTAAATTACCGTTTGTTCATTTGTAAGTGTCagtaaaaataatgattataagaTAAACAATGATCATGATTATGTTGCTTGTATAATCTACTAATATTACCAGTACTTCAAAGCCATTCAACTTAGCACTTAAGTGCATATTTTCACAACTGAGGATTCTAGAACTCTAGTTCAACTTTCTTGATTTGTGTAGTCTGTAAACTTCAGAGTTCTGATTAC belongs to Xyrauchen texanus isolate HMW12.3.18 chromosome 16, RBS_HiC_50CHRs, whole genome shotgun sequence and includes:
- the LOC127657012 gene encoding monocarboxylate transporter 9-like, with product MGAAEGEGALDGGWGWMIVVSSFMAQFLSFGSPQAVGVLYPKWLSAFQEGKGMTAWVGSIVSGVALITSPVCSACVDNFSARPVTVFSGVMVAGGLMLSAFAPNVSFLIFSYGIVVGMGCGLVYAATLTITCQYFDKRRGLALGIVTAGTSMGGFIYATLQNELIELFGLEGCLLIIGALALNLMACAGPMRPLNLPGYYLKQRAALKPTEGPLYTKPTAIIINTSCLKTTPDSSNNSAAVKLLITMESTEQQESEGERKGGVLSCSIVARAIKKWLHPYCQYMCSTAELLQDRVFIAFCIAIFLFSLGAFPPVLFMEDVAQSEGLIDGIALIPLVSIVAMTTGIGKLVLGVLADMRWVNSLYLYALTLMGTGVALLLIPVSKSYLGLQVLSAIVGFFSGNWSLTSYITTKIVGFQRLSQAHGILMCFGGFGIMLGPPVVGWLFDWTQSYDLAFYFSGTCVVVAGMFLFLATMPCRNRMTEEGNSAAEKDFNSSLTK